One window of Cupriavidus oxalaticus genomic DNA carries:
- a CDS encoding benzaldehyde dehydrogenase has translation MNLTHSPGLLDKNIWTGQLFTGRWQAGSFATGVIEPATGRELGRIGMADISTIASSAEAAAKAQPGWASLHYEERAGVLRRAVRVAETHFDEIVGWIVREGGSTRAKAAFETTITIKVLQEAAGLPSRSAGEVLPSVPGRLSLARRRPLGVVGVISPFNFPLYLAMRAVAPALALGNAVVLKPDPRTAVSGGFVVARLFELAGLPAGALHVLPGDGAAGAALTADPNVAMIQFTGSTAAGRKVGEAAGRHLKKVSLELGGKNSLIVLDDADLDLAVANTAWGTFLHQGQVCMATGRVLVQRAIHDRFVGKLAAKAASLTVGDPAEGDVALGPLINESQRDNVARIVSDAQRSGARIATGGGYRDLFFEPTVLSDVTPDSPAFSEEIFGPVAVVVPFDTDEDAIALANRTEYGLSMGIVSSNVGRALRMGERLRTGMLHINDQTVNDEAINPVGGVGASGNGTSIGGAANWEEFTQWQWMTIQGEAPQYPI, from the coding sequence ATGAACCTCACGCATTCCCCCGGCCTGCTCGACAAGAACATCTGGACCGGCCAGCTCTTTACCGGGCGCTGGCAGGCTGGCAGCTTCGCGACCGGCGTGATCGAGCCCGCTACGGGCCGGGAACTGGGCCGTATCGGCATGGCCGATATCTCGACGATTGCCAGTTCGGCCGAGGCCGCGGCGAAGGCGCAGCCGGGCTGGGCCAGCCTGCACTATGAAGAACGCGCAGGTGTGCTGCGCAGGGCTGTGCGAGTCGCCGAGACACATTTCGACGAGATCGTCGGCTGGATCGTGCGCGAAGGCGGCTCCACGCGAGCGAAGGCGGCGTTCGAGACCACGATCACCATCAAGGTTCTGCAGGAAGCCGCAGGGCTGCCATCGCGCTCAGCCGGAGAGGTATTGCCTTCCGTGCCCGGGCGGCTGTCGCTGGCACGCCGGCGGCCGCTTGGCGTAGTTGGCGTCATCTCGCCGTTCAATTTCCCGCTCTACCTGGCGATGCGGGCCGTTGCGCCGGCGCTGGCGCTGGGCAACGCGGTGGTGCTCAAGCCCGATCCGCGCACGGCGGTGTCCGGTGGCTTCGTGGTCGCGCGGCTGTTTGAACTCGCCGGCCTGCCGGCTGGCGCGCTGCACGTGCTGCCGGGCGATGGTGCCGCCGGTGCGGCGCTGACGGCCGATCCGAATGTGGCGATGATTCAGTTCACCGGTTCCACGGCCGCGGGCCGCAAGGTCGGGGAGGCCGCGGGCCGGCACCTGAAGAAAGTCTCGCTGGAGCTGGGCGGCAAGAATTCGCTGATCGTCCTCGATGATGCCGATCTCGATCTCGCGGTTGCAAACACCGCATGGGGCACCTTCCTGCACCAGGGCCAGGTCTGCATGGCCACCGGGCGCGTGCTGGTGCAGCGTGCCATCCACGACCGGTTCGTCGGGAAGCTGGCGGCCAAGGCCGCGAGCCTGACCGTCGGGGATCCCGCTGAAGGCGACGTCGCGCTAGGGCCGCTGATCAATGAAAGCCAGCGCGATAACGTTGCCAGGATCGTCAGCGACGCACAGCGTTCCGGTGCCCGCATCGCAACCGGCGGCGGGTATCGCGACCTGTTCTTCGAGCCGACCGTGCTCAGCGACGTCACACCGGATAGTCCTGCCTTCAGCGAAGAGATATTCGGGCCGGTGGCCGTGGTGGTGCCGTTCGACACGGATGAAGATGCGATTGCGCTGGCCAACCGTACCGAGTACGGGCTGTCGATGGGCATCGTCTCCAGTAATGTCGGCAGGGCATTGCGCATGGGGGAGCGCCTGCGCACCGGCATGCTGCATATCAATGACCAGACCGTCAACGACGAGGCCATCAACCCGGTCGGCGGCGTGGGCGCGTCTGGCAACGGTACCAGCATCGGCGGAGCGGCCAACTGGGAGGAATTTACCCAGTGGCAATGGATGACCATTCAGGGCGAAGCGCCGCAGTACCCGATCTAG
- a CDS encoding AraC family transcriptional regulator translates to MAQATAMICFCCTESAPSAKAAWSNARKLFIASGAFSSSFLKRGTILHIEHGKLHQGWDWSTYDRKGKVPPGLSLVSIRPMMASAPSAHRVLEHFLATLDIGVTHITRCDIRDGWSVRFEACETASLHYCLDGRGTLDAGNGHRVALQPHSFVLMPPGVSYRLECVSESPAMSVDRARLGSWSARETAPTLKVGEAAAGIELACGELRFATDTADPFRMLRHPIVTRFDGPAGLRDQFVMLLAESAQPGLGSRVLIEALLKQCLVMLLRRQMESDNAQLSWTAAVADPRLLLALEKLFEQPEAPLSVQRLADLAGMSRSAFASHFERAFGQTPMAMLRTVRLHKAAELLATTTLQISQVAHAVGFSSRSNFSQAFHKQHGVDPSGFRQRTAPRRRVGGD, encoded by the coding sequence GTGGCGCAGGCCACCGCAATGATCTGTTTCTGCTGCACCGAAAGCGCGCCGTCTGCAAAAGCCGCGTGGTCCAATGCACGGAAGCTCTTCATCGCTTCAGGAGCGTTTTCGTCCAGCTTCCTCAAACGAGGCACGATCCTTCATATCGAGCATGGAAAACTCCATCAAGGTTGGGATTGGAGTACGTATGATAGGAAGGGCAAGGTTCCGCCTGGTCTTAGTTTGGTTTCAATTCGTCCAATGATGGCATCCGCCCCTTCCGCACATCGTGTGCTCGAACATTTCCTTGCCACACTGGACATCGGTGTCACGCACATCACACGGTGCGACATCCGCGACGGGTGGAGCGTGCGCTTCGAAGCGTGTGAAACAGCCAGCCTCCACTACTGCCTGGACGGCCGCGGCACGCTCGACGCAGGCAATGGCCACCGCGTCGCGTTGCAGCCGCACAGTTTCGTCCTGATGCCTCCCGGCGTCTCCTACCGGCTCGAATGCGTGTCCGAGTCGCCGGCTATGTCAGTGGATCGGGCAAGGCTTGGCTCATGGTCCGCGCGCGAAACGGCGCCGACGCTGAAGGTGGGCGAAGCGGCAGCGGGGATCGAGTTGGCGTGCGGGGAGTTGCGCTTTGCGACGGACACCGCCGATCCCTTCAGGATGCTGCGGCATCCGATCGTGACGCGCTTCGATGGCCCAGCGGGGCTGAGAGACCAGTTCGTCATGCTGCTGGCGGAATCCGCGCAGCCCGGACTGGGATCGAGGGTGCTGATCGAGGCATTGCTCAAGCAATGCCTGGTCATGCTGCTACGGCGTCAGATGGAAAGCGATAACGCGCAGCTGTCGTGGACGGCGGCCGTTGCCGATCCCCGGCTGCTGCTCGCGCTGGAAAAGCTCTTTGAACAACCCGAAGCACCACTGTCGGTGCAGCGATTGGCCGATCTGGCGGGAATGAGCCGTTCAGCGTTCGCTTCGCACTTCGAACGGGCGTTCGGCCAGACGCCGATGGCCATGCTGCGAACGGTGCGGCTGCACAAGGCCGCGGAATTGCTGGCGACCACGACGCTGCAGATTTCCCAGGTGGCGCACGCCGTGGGTTTCTCCAGTCGCAGCAATTTCTCGCAGGCGTTCCACAAACAGCATGGTGTGGACCCAAGCGGATTCCGGCAGCGAACGGCGCCTCGTCGGCGCGTGGGTGGCGACTGA
- a CDS encoding LysR family transcriptional regulator, with amino-acid sequence MNEMDNFDMNLLRVFDALWRHGHLGRAAEEIGVSQPAMSHALQRMRDQLGDPLFLKVRTGMQPSPRAVVLAPVVQGVLSEVREHLLTAPRFDPAQARRTFTLALSDVGEAAFLPRLLARLMKEAPHVDVRTVSARHTDIMDQLERGRIDLAIGYYPDLGGSDVFQQRLFRHGFVCLARKNHPVARGRMTAEQFRELPHAVIQSESRSQELVESYLRQHGIARREMLRSPHFLSIPLVVASTDLVVTVPLPVGELFARIADVQVLEPPFPIPAFDLRQHWHRCQHDDPGNRWLRSVTQELFGESPGE; translated from the coding sequence ATGAACGAAATGGATAATTTCGATATGAACCTGCTGCGCGTGTTCGATGCGCTGTGGCGGCATGGTCACCTGGGCCGCGCGGCCGAGGAGATCGGCGTGAGCCAGCCGGCCATGTCGCACGCGTTGCAGCGGATGCGCGACCAGCTCGGCGATCCGCTGTTCCTGAAGGTCCGCACCGGCATGCAGCCGTCGCCGCGCGCCGTAGTGCTGGCACCCGTGGTGCAGGGCGTGTTATCCGAGGTGCGGGAGCATCTGCTGACGGCGCCGCGCTTCGATCCCGCGCAGGCGCGGCGGACCTTCACGCTGGCGCTGTCCGACGTCGGCGAAGCGGCATTCCTGCCGCGCCTGCTGGCCCGGCTCATGAAAGAGGCGCCGCATGTGGACGTGCGCACGGTATCGGCGCGGCACACGGACATCATGGATCAGCTCGAACGCGGCAGGATCGACCTGGCCATCGGCTACTATCCGGACCTCGGCGGCTCGGATGTATTCCAGCAGCGCCTGTTCCGGCACGGGTTCGTGTGCCTGGCGCGCAAGAATCACCCGGTGGCACGCGGACGCATGACCGCGGAACAGTTCCGTGAACTGCCGCATGCGGTGATCCAGAGCGAAAGCCGCAGCCAGGAGCTGGTCGAGTCGTATCTGCGCCAGCATGGCATCGCGCGGCGCGAGATGCTGCGTTCCCCGCATTTCCTCAGCATTCCGCTCGTGGTCGCATCGACCGACCTGGTCGTCACGGTGCCGCTGCCGGTGGGCGAGCTGTTCGCGCGCATCGCCGATGTACAGGTCCTCGAGCCACCGTTCCCGATTCCCGCCTTTGATCTCAGGCAGCATTGGCACCGCTGTCAGCATGACGACCCGGGCAATCGCTGGCTGCGCTCGGTCACCCAGGAACTGTTCGGCGAATCTCCTGGCGAGTAG
- a CDS encoding DUF6130 family protein codes for MRSPLRHASVAASALALCVTAFAQGAPDPIRPPAILPLESEQAPRLVPYPPLAEPLARGVVIVQFRTEHFRVMPVFGKTATQVSPRIGHLHVTVDDSHITWAHTNEDPVIVVGLPPGAHKLRLELADPSHKILATETIAFTLPDPKAPAALKH; via the coding sequence ATGCGTTCCCCCCTGAGACATGCGTCCGTCGCCGCGTCCGCCCTGGCACTCTGCGTGACGGCTTTTGCACAAGGCGCACCGGATCCCATCCGCCCCCCGGCAATCCTTCCACTCGAATCCGAGCAGGCGCCCAGGCTGGTCCCGTATCCGCCGCTGGCCGAACCGTTGGCCCGCGGTGTCGTCATCGTGCAGTTCCGGACCGAACACTTCCGTGTCATGCCGGTGTTCGGCAAGACCGCCACACAGGTATCGCCGCGCATCGGGCATCTTCATGTGACGGTCGACGACTCGCACATTACCTGGGCCCACACCAACGAGGATCCCGTCATCGTAGTGGGGCTGCCCCCGGGGGCCCACAAGCTTCGGCTCGAACTGGCCGATCCCAGCCACAAGATCTTGGCCACGGAGACCATTGCCTTCACCTTGCCTGACCCGAAGGCGCCGGCGGCGCTCAAGCATTGA
- a CDS encoding MFS transporter — protein sequence MYTPPTSIASVIDARPLGAYRLRIFIVCFLIVLMDGFDTQAIGFAAKAMSSSLDIAIALFGQVFSAGLLGAMLGAFLLGPLADRFGRRWLLAAAIVVFSGFSLLTPHASTLPELLLVRFLAGLGLGGAIPNLLALSAEYTPRPMRGMMTGVLYAGFPLGGAVGALASSYIVPHYGWPALFYLGGALPLGLALLVIVGLPESLPFLLRRKDGQEAVRAIVARIAGQPSASDRQVTYVDAEERVRGLPFRELLSGGRIVATLLLWTGFFMCFVLLIVLVLWTPALLRGEGVGEHDAALVVALINLGSVAGTAAGGRLVDRFGPYLTLPPLFLLGALSVSVLGYATGSLPALGLAATLSGIFLGAGSSGLLGLAVLSYPSGMRATGVGWAMALGRMGQVSGPLVVGALLASGFGIKAIFVCSAVPAAIAAAAILVLRVVRAAPRAQGDASVQNAALPAALDGH from the coding sequence ATGTACACGCCCCCAACCAGCATTGCGTCGGTCATCGACGCACGGCCTCTAGGTGCCTATCGGCTTCGCATCTTCATCGTCTGCTTCCTTATCGTGCTGATGGATGGTTTCGATACCCAGGCGATCGGCTTTGCGGCGAAGGCCATGTCTTCCTCGCTCGACATTGCCATCGCACTGTTCGGGCAGGTCTTCTCCGCGGGCCTGCTGGGCGCCATGCTTGGCGCCTTCCTGCTGGGCCCGCTGGCGGACCGCTTTGGCCGCCGCTGGCTGCTGGCGGCGGCGATCGTGGTCTTCTCGGGGTTTTCGCTGCTGACGCCGCATGCGTCCACGCTGCCGGAACTGCTGCTGGTGCGGTTCCTCGCCGGCCTCGGCCTTGGCGGCGCGATTCCGAACCTGCTGGCGCTGTCTGCCGAATACACGCCGCGGCCCATGCGCGGCATGATGACCGGCGTGCTCTATGCCGGCTTTCCGCTCGGTGGTGCCGTGGGCGCGCTCGCCAGCTCGTACATCGTGCCGCACTACGGCTGGCCCGCGCTGTTCTATCTCGGCGGCGCGCTGCCGCTGGGGCTGGCGCTGCTGGTCATCGTGGGCCTGCCTGAATCGCTCCCGTTCCTGCTGCGCCGCAAGGACGGCCAGGAGGCGGTACGCGCCATCGTCGCGCGCATCGCGGGCCAGCCGTCAGCGTCCGATCGCCAGGTCACCTATGTCGATGCCGAGGAACGCGTGCGCGGCCTGCCATTCCGGGAACTCCTGTCGGGAGGGCGGATCGTTGCCACGCTGCTGCTCTGGACCGGATTCTTCATGTGCTTTGTGCTGTTGATAGTGCTGGTGCTGTGGACGCCTGCGCTGCTGCGCGGCGAGGGCGTCGGCGAGCACGATGCCGCGCTCGTGGTCGCCCTGATCAATCTCGGTAGCGTGGCTGGTACCGCCGCGGGTGGCCGCCTGGTGGACCGCTTCGGTCCGTACCTGACGCTGCCGCCGCTGTTCCTGCTCGGTGCGCTCAGCGTGTCCGTGCTCGGTTACGCCACCGGGTCGCTGCCCGCGCTGGGGCTCGCGGCCACGCTGTCCGGCATCTTCCTGGGCGCCGGCAGTTCAGGGCTGCTGGGCCTGGCCGTGCTGAGCTACCCGAGCGGGATGCGCGCCACCGGCGTGGGCTGGGCCATGGCGCTGGGCCGCATGGGCCAGGTTAGCGGGCCGCTTGTCGTCGGCGCCTTGCTCGCGAGCGGATTCGGCATCAAGGCCATCTTCGTGTGCAGCGCCGTTCCTGCCGCCATTGCCGCTGCCGCGATTCTCGTGCTGCGGGTGGTGCGCGCCGCGCCGAGGGCACAGGGGGACGCGTCGGTGCAGAACGCCGCGCTGCCCGCCGCACTGGACGGCCACTAG